The DNA window AGTATGCGTTCACCTAATGTAAAGGGAATTACTATTTTTGAGTCATTTGATCCTGTCGATGAACTACCCTTTTCCTCAAATACACCTATAATTGTAAATACATAACCCTCATAGGATATCTCTTCCCCAACTACATTTCGTGTCCCAAAAAGCTCCTCTGCAACTTCTGTACCTAACACCGCTACAAAACTTCTATTGTCTATATCAGGCTGCTTTAAAAACCTGCCCTGTGCTATTGGATAATTTCTAATTTCACTGTATTCTGGTGTTGTTGCCTCAATAGTGGCTTCATCATAGGTGATATTTCCCGCTTTTAGTGTAGCTGACTGACTTATTAGCGGAGCAATACCGGCGATAAACACATTAGACGTAGCCACCTCATTTAGATCATCCATAGTGATAGGATTGTTTCCCTCGGTTCTTATATTGGCAGTCAAGAGGTTTGTGCCCATATCTTCAATACTGGACGTCACCTGGGACGTAGTACCTTGGCCAATGGCGACTAATACTACCACCGCAATTACCCCTATAATTACGCCTAATATAGTTAGAAAAGAACGCATCTTATTTGATGCAATTGATTTTATAGCCATTTTGAATGATTGTACAATCATTTTACCACCTCCCTAAACCTTCTTTTTTATTCGGCCATCTTCAATATATACTCTACATTCAGCTTCGGCAGCCACATTACTATCATGGGTAATAAGTACTATTGTATTCCCACTTTTATGTAGTTCATGAAATAAGGTTATTATCTGCTTACCAGTGGAACTATCCAAATTACCTGTAGGTTCATCTGCAAGTATGAGCGAAGGCTGGGTCACAAGTGCCCTTGCTATCGCCACTCGCTGTTGCTGTCCGCCAGAAAGTTCAGTCGGCTTATGATGGATTCTATCTGAAAGTCCCACCTTTTTAAGTGCTTCAATTGCCCGCATTCTCCGCTCTTTTCCCTTCACTCCCTGATATACAAGTGGCAACTCCACATTTTCCAGCGCATCAAGTTTTACTAAGAGGTTGAAGCCTTGAAATATAAAACCTATCTTTCTGCTCCTTATTTGGGCGAGCCCCTTTTCAGAATACTCAGCAATATTGAGTCCATCCAGCACATAACTCCCCTTGTCAGCAATATCTAAACAACCCATGATATTCATCAATGTTGACTTGCCACTACCTGAAGGGCCTACTATGGCCACAAATTCTCCCTGCTCTATTTCAAGAGAAACCTCGTTGAGTGCATATACAGTTTCGCCACCCATTTCATATTTCTTTACTATACTATCTAATTCAATCACTCTAGTCACGCCCCTGTCCTTGAGGGCCTGCGCCTGATGGTGCTCCGTCAGATGGCGGTCTACCCTGGGGAGTGTTGCCCTCCATCTGGCGTGGTGTACCCATGTCCATCCCTCCTGGTGCCATCATCCCACCTTGTTGTCTATTAGTGTTAGTAGTTTTAGTACGTACAATAACCACCTTATCGTCGGTATCGAGTCCATCTGTGATCTCTACATAATTATCATCTGAAAGCCCAGTGCTTACAACAGTCCTTTCGCCAGGATCCTCTCCAGGGTCCTTAGGTAGGGTTCCTGTATAGAGCCATACATACTGCTCTCCTTGTGTAGACTGTATAGCCTCAAGGGGCAATAGTAATATATCGGTACGTTCTTCGATTATGATCTCAGCTGTGGCATTCATTCCGATTTTTAGTTTTTCATCACCTTCAACCTTGAGTTTCACATCGTATGTAGTCACGCCACTATTCACTTCACCTACTTGAGATATACTTTCCACTGTTGCATCATACGTCTTATCCTCTATAGCATCAATTGTAACCTTTGCACTCTGGCCTTCCTCTATATTTTGAATATCCAACTCATCAATTGATACCGTCAAAGTATCTGCACTATCTGTATATATGGATAATATCTCACTATTTTCTGTCACCTGCGTACCATCATTTATTGAAATTTCATTTACTATACCATCATATTCGGATACAAGCCCTCCACTTTCACGCATCTTTTGTGCAGCAAGAAGTAAATTTTGCTTTTTCAAACGCCCTTTAATCTGCGTTTCATATTTTTCTGAAGTTGGCAAATCTTTTAAATATATAAGCGAAGTATTCTTATATACTTTACTATTTTCATTTATATATATTCTTGACACAGTCCCTACATCGGCTATTACCTTAACTGGCTGATTTATAGATAGGGATCCTGAACCTAGTTCATCTCCGTCACTATTGTATACAGTTGCTGCTGCATCTACAGCAGTACCGTTATCAGTAAGCGTAATTATAGCCTTTCCATTTGAAACATCGACAACTGTACCACTATATGTACTACTATCCACATCAACACTTACACTATCTCCCTCTTCTACTTCGGAAGTTTCAATTGTCACCTTCATCTTTCCATCAGTAGATATTGTAAGAAGTGAACCATGCTCAGAAATAACGGATTTTACATTATCTCCAGACTCTGTTAATATCTCCTTTACCCTGCCTGATACGGGTGATTTGATTATCTCAGTAGTACTCTCACTCTCTTTCAGCCTTACAATGGCATCATCTATGGATGAGATCTCATCTTTTAACTGTGATATAACGCTATCAAGCGCATCTGTGTCCAATTTAGCTATTATATCACCTGCTTTGATGCTTTGACCACTCTGTACTTCTACCGACAGCACTTTTAAATCAAAGGGAGCAACAACATCTACGCTCTTACTTGGCCAAATTGTACCTGTACCAGTTATAGCTTGGGTCAGATCCCCAGTAGTAATTTCCGTAACCTGATAAGTTGTAGATGAGATGGCTTTGGATTTGCCAGCGAAAAACAAAAAATATACTGCTATAACTAGCACAACAACTATAATTGATGCAACAATTATTTTTTTAGTATGAATTTTCTTTTCCATATCATAAAACCTCCTCAAAAAGTATTATGCTAAATGAATATATCTACATACTCAAATTCTTCTATTTATTTATCATCACTCCCCTTTTTGACTATAACAAGCATAGCGTATAAACCTTAAAATAGTCTTAAAACACATGAGTTTTTAAGGTTGTTTCAAGATTTCCATGTTATAATTAAAATATAAATCGAGGTGAATTGTATGAGGATATTACTTGTAGAAGATGAAAAACAACTCTCCGAGTCATTGACCCAGATATTGAATAAAAACAATTACATAGTTGATACTGCATATGATGGTGAAGAAGGACTTAACAACGCCCTATCTGATATCTATGATTTAATTATTCTCGATATAATGCTACCTTGCCTTGACGGACTATCAATGCTCAGCCAAATAAGAAAGGCCAATATAAATACTCCTGTGCTTATGCTCACAGCAAGGAGTGAGGTAAGTGATAAAGTGAAAGGACTGGATTTAGGAGCTGACGACTATCTAGCAAAGCCTTTTTACTCTGAAGAGCTTCTAGCTAGGATAAGGGCACTTTTACGGCGAAAAGGCGAATTTATATCTGATGATATTATCTCGTATGCCGATTTAACATTGGATCTTGCCAATATGGAATTGAGTACAGGCAGGAGTAAAGTACGGCTATCTCTTAAAGAGTTTGAGCTGATGCGTCATTTTTTGAGCAATCCAAATGCAATTTTACAAAAAGAATTTTTGATAGTAAAAGTTTGGGGATATGACTCTGATGCTGAATACAACAATCTTGAAGTATATATATCCTTCTTACGTAAGAAACTTACTCGCATAAAAGCTAATGTCCAAATAGTTACTATAAGAAATGTGGGTTATAAATTGGAGGCATAAAATTGTTCGATAAACTACGAAATAGATTCCTATGGTTTACCATGGGTATATTGACATTGATATTTCTAATCATATTTACTATAGTCTTTATTTCAACTGCTGCCAAGGCACAGCAACAACTTAATATGACCCTAAATGACGTCATGCATATACCGAATCATAAAATATCCATACATAGCCCCCTTCATGCAAGCAGTATATCTGTTGAGATTAATCACGAAGGGGACATATTAGATATTTTATCCCTAGTTAAAATAAATACGCAAACACTTACCGAGACATTAGAAAAAATAGTGTGTAGTAATGATTATGAAGGTACAGTAAATATGGGTGGCAATCGTTTTGCATATCTGAAAAAGGACATGCCATTTGGCTTTAAAATAGTCCTTGTAAGTCGTGCAATGTATGATGACACCATAAAAAACCTACTAATTACCCTCATCTTTGTAGGTTTTTTTAGTCTGGGCATACTATTTCTTATCTCTTGGTTTTTCGCAAACAAAGCAATCAAGCCTGTGAAAATGGCCTTTGAACAGCAAAAACAATTCGTTGCCGATGCCTCTCACGAACTAAAAACTCCCCTCACTATAATAAACACTAATCTAGATTTAATCTCGTCAAATAGCAATGAAACTGTAGATGAGCAGCATAAGTGGATAGGATATATCTATGAACAGATTGATAGAATGTCAAAGCTTATTAATGATATGTTAATACTTGCACGTGTGGATGAACATGAAATAATTTCTTCAAGAGTAAACTTTTCTGATATATTAAATAATGCTTTACTATATTTTGAGGTTGCCCTATATGAGCAAGATATAAATCTTAAGCAGGATGTCTGTGAAAATATATATGTATCAGGAGATCCCATATCTCTAGAAAAGCTTGTATATATATTGCTTGAAAATGCCCTTAAATACTCACCAAGGGGAGAGGAGGTTTCTGTTGAGCTTACATATGAAAAATCAAAACTTTTATTGAAAGTCAAAAACACTGGAGTAGGTATATCTAGGGAGCATATTGACAAGATATTTGACCGTTTCTATCGAGTAAATAGCGCAAGGACACAGAGAAGTGGGGGATATGGCCTTGGACTTGCAATTGCAAAAGCTATAGTCAATCAGCATAATGGATATATATGGGCAAAGAGCACATATAAAAGCTATACTGAATTTATAATTGAATTACCAATCATCGGGTAGATAGTTTTGTAATTAGTAGATAAATAGGAGCCAGTCTAAAATATTAGCCTTTAATCGCTGTAGTTGCAATACCTCTCACCAAATAATCTTGGAATTCAAAAAACCGCACTAAAGCTGGAATAATTGAGATAATATACATAGCTAATAATCCTCTCCAGTCAGTGGTAGCAGTTAAATCATTAAAAATTTTAAGAGCAAGAGACTTTGATGCAATTTTCCATAAAATCTTGTATAATGTTCATGAGAGACACCCTTTCTATGTTTGGTTTAGTCACTTAGCATATTATCAAAAGGGCATCTCTTTTTATATTTTTTAATT is part of the Clostridia bacterium genome and encodes:
- a CDS encoding ABC transporter permease, with product MIVQSFKMAIKSIASNKMRSFLTILGVIIGVIAVVVLVAIGQGTTSQVTSSIEDMGTNLLTANIRTEGNNPITMDDLNEVATSNVFIAGIAPLISQSATLKAGNITYDEATIEATTPEYSEIRNYPIAQGRFLKQPDIDNRSFVAVLGTEVAEELFGTRNVVGEEISYEGYVFTIIGVFEEKGSSSTGSNDSKIVIPFTLGERILFQKGIRTFYASAISGDVVDMAQVSLESYLNRVFDDDTDAYSLYSQSEMLDTLSETTQTLTLMLGGIAAISLLVGGIGIMNIMLVSVSERTREIGIRKAIGAARENILSQFLIEALVISLMGGCLGLLIAWTLMVILSKIMGMTLVMSTSTALLAVCFSLMIGVVFGLYPANKASKLKPIDALRYEG
- a CDS encoding ABC transporter ATP-binding protein: MIELDSIVKKYEMGGETVYALNEVSLEIEQGEFVAIVGPSGSGKSTLMNIMGCLDIADKGSYVLDGLNIAEYSEKGLAQIRSRKIGFIFQGFNLLVKLDALENVELPLVYQGVKGKERRMRAIEALKKVGLSDRIHHKPTELSGGQQQRVAIARALVTQPSLILADEPTGNLDSSTGKQIITLFHELHKSGNTIVLITHDSNVAAEAECRVYIEDGRIKKKV
- a CDS encoding HlyD family efflux transporter periplasmic adaptor subunit; the protein is MEKKIHTKKIIVASIIVVVLVIAVYFLFFAGKSKAISSTTYQVTEITTGDLTQAITGTGTIWPSKSVDVVAPFDLKVLSVEVQSGQSIKAGDIIAKLDTDALDSVISQLKDEISSIDDAIVRLKESESTTEIIKSPVSGRVKEILTESGDNVKSVISEHGSLLTISTDGKMKVTIETSEVEEGDSVSVDVDSSTYSGTVVDVSNGKAIITLTDNGTAVDAAATVYNSDGDELGSGSLSINQPVKVIADVGTVSRIYINENSKVYKNTSLIYLKDLPTSEKYETQIKGRLKKQNLLLAAQKMRESGGLVSEYDGIVNEISINDGTQVTENSEILSIYTDSADTLTVSIDELDIQNIEEGQSAKVTIDAIEDKTYDATVESISQVGEVNSGVTTYDVKLKVEGDEKLKIGMNATAEIIIEERTDILLLPLEAIQSTQGEQYVWLYTGTLPKDPGEDPGERTVVSTGLSDDNYVEITDGLDTDDKVVIVRTKTTNTNRQQGGMMAPGGMDMGTPRQMEGNTPQGRPPSDGAPSGAGPQGQGRD
- a CDS encoding response regulator transcription factor, which translates into the protein MRILLVEDEKQLSESLTQILNKNNYIVDTAYDGEEGLNNALSDIYDLIILDIMLPCLDGLSMLSQIRKANINTPVLMLTARSEVSDKVKGLDLGADDYLAKPFYSEELLARIRALLRRKGEFISDDIISYADLTLDLANMELSTGRSKVRLSLKEFELMRHFLSNPNAILQKEFLIVKVWGYDSDAEYNNLEVYISFLRKKLTRIKANVQIVTIRNVGYKLEA
- a CDS encoding HAMP domain-containing sensor histidine kinase — translated: MFDKLRNRFLWFTMGILTLIFLIIFTIVFISTAAKAQQQLNMTLNDVMHIPNHKISIHSPLHASSISVEINHEGDILDILSLVKINTQTLTETLEKIVCSNDYEGTVNMGGNRFAYLKKDMPFGFKIVLVSRAMYDDTIKNLLITLIFVGFFSLGILFLISWFFANKAIKPVKMAFEQQKQFVADASHELKTPLTIINTNLDLISSNSNETVDEQHKWIGYIYEQIDRMSKLINDMLILARVDEHEIISSRVNFSDILNNALLYFEVALYEQDINLKQDVCENIYVSGDPISLEKLVYILLENALKYSPRGEEVSVELTYEKSKLLLKVKNTGVGISREHIDKIFDRFYRVNSARTQRSGGYGLGLAIAKAIVNQHNGYIWAKSTYKSYTEFIIELPIIG